One Natator depressus isolate rNatDep1 chromosome 6, rNatDep2.hap1, whole genome shotgun sequence DNA window includes the following coding sequences:
- the NUDT14 gene encoding uridine diphosphate glucose pyrophosphatase NUDT14 isoform X2 yields MRTHDSVSILIFNSSRQCFVMVKQFRPAVYMCEMERHRPQDFQSKDQDSWCPLLDPLPATEGVTYELCAGIVDKPGLSLEEIACNEVLEECGYDVPITNLKKITSFRSGVGVTGSKQTLFYAEVTDQMKTGEGGGQPEEGELIEVVEVPLQDSMKFAFDEHFPKTMGVIFSFMWFQSNVALGPLKK; encoded by the exons TGTCTCAATCCTGATATTTAATTCCTCTCGGCAATGCTTTGTTATGGTGAAGCAGTTCCGCCCAG ctgtttacaTGTGTGAAATGGAACGGCACCGGCCTCAAGACTTTCAAAGTAAAGACCAGGATAGCTGGTGTCCTCTATTGGATCCCTTACCAGCTACAGAAGGCGTGACCTATGAACTCTGCGCTGGCATAGTAGACAAGCCAGGACTTTCTTTGGAGGAAATTGCATGCAACGAAGTCTTAGAAGAGTGTGGTTATGACGTTCCCATTACAAACCTGAAGAAAATCACTTCGTTCAG gtcCGGAGTTGGTGTGACCGGTTCTAAGCAAACCTTATTTTATGCAGAGGTAACAGATCAGATGAAAACTGGAGAAGGTGGAGGCCAGCCTGAAGAGGGAGAGCTGATTGAAGTTGTAGAAGTACCTTTACAGGACTCCATGAAATTTGCTTTTGATGAGCATTTCCCTAAGACAATGGGCGTTATCTTCAGCTTCATGTGGTTCCAAAGCAATGTTGCCCTGGGGCcgctgaaaaaataa